The following proteins come from a genomic window of Miscanthus floridulus cultivar M001 chromosome 2, ASM1932011v1, whole genome shotgun sequence:
- the LOC136537116 gene encoding uncharacterized protein translates to MNGQVKRANGMVLQGPKPRIFNQLNKFSARWVAELLAILWSLRMTPSRATSYTPFFMVYGSEAILSTDLDYGAPRIRVYDKQGTKASLEDAMDQLDEARDVALLCSAKYQ, encoded by the coding sequence atgaatgggcaggtcaagcgtgcaaacggcatggtcctacagggccccaagcctaggatcttcaaccagttgaataaGTTCAGTGCACGGTGGGTCGCCGAGCTTCTCGCGATACTCTGGAGCTTGAGGATGACCCCTAGTCGAGCCActagctacacacccttcttcatggtctatggttccgaggccatcctctcgaccgacctcgactatggagcaccaaggattagGGTGTATGACAAACAGGGCACCAAGGCGTcgctcgaggatgccatggaccagctggatgaagcacgtgatgttgctctcctctgctcggccaaataccagtag